From Candidatus Pedobacter colombiensis, one genomic window encodes:
- a CDS encoding glycoside hydrolase family 127 protein has product MEIKPMKIFFCIFFGILTLSVSAQKESKVLESFPLSRVSLLDGPFKQAQQTDMKYILSLSANRLLAPYLKEAGLKPKAEQYGNWENTGLDGHIGGHYLSALAFMYAATGNAELKSRIDYMLDELDKCQISNGDGYLGGIPGGKAMWKQIADGNIKASGFSLNGKWVPLYNIHKIYAGLYDVYAQTGNVKARQMLIRLTDWCVKLVANLSDEQIQTMLKSEHGGLNEVFANVAVITGNKKYLELARRFSDHKILDPLLQSRDALNGLHANTQIPKVIGFIRVAEVSADSAWAKAADFFWQTVVSNRTVAIGGNSVHEHFHPANDFSSMMESREGPETCNSYNMLKLTNHLFLAKASSKYMDYYERTLYNHILSSQHPDGGFVYFTPMRPVHYRVYSQAQESFWCCVGSGLENHGKYGELIYAHTDKDLFVNLYIASALNWKEKGVEMVQRTNFPESENTMLTLKLARSNRFTLHLRYPSWIEKDKMEVYVNGKKQAINKDSNDYVGITRLWNSGDVVKVKLPMHTSTEFLPDKSDWVAFVRGPIVLAAAMDTLDQPGLRADGSRMGHIASGQLYPLDKAPLVVGSKDNLIRSDDLFYQPKYKNLKLVPFYTLNDTRYIIYFPYSSQENLPERLASIKQKEQAEIDLEQRTVDVVRTGEQQPESDHNFKGEKTEAGLFMDRHFRAGTGWFSYNFKNKAQTAKTVRLTFFGKDKNKMFDILINNKPLTTITLDGTKEATFFNEVYAIPAELLNTNPEIKIMAKEGSSIANIYEIRLMK; this is encoded by the coding sequence ATGGAAATTAAGCCAATGAAAATCTTTTTCTGTATATTTTTCGGAATACTGACCTTGTCTGTCAGCGCTCAAAAGGAAAGCAAAGTTTTAGAATCCTTCCCATTAAGCAGGGTAAGTTTACTCGATGGGCCATTTAAACAGGCACAGCAAACGGATATGAAATACATACTATCCCTTAGTGCAAATCGTTTGCTGGCCCCATATCTGAAGGAAGCGGGTTTAAAGCCAAAGGCCGAACAATATGGGAACTGGGAGAACACAGGTTTGGATGGCCATATTGGTGGTCACTACTTATCCGCACTTGCTTTCATGTATGCAGCTACCGGAAATGCAGAACTAAAAAGCCGAATTGACTATATGTTGGATGAACTGGATAAATGCCAGATCAGTAATGGAGACGGCTATCTTGGCGGTATACCGGGAGGTAAGGCCATGTGGAAACAAATTGCCGATGGAAATATAAAAGCTTCCGGTTTTTCATTAAATGGAAAATGGGTCCCTTTATATAACATCCATAAAATCTACGCTGGGCTTTATGATGTTTATGCCCAAACAGGTAACGTTAAAGCCAGACAAATGTTAATCCGGCTTACGGATTGGTGCGTTAAACTGGTCGCCAACTTATCAGATGAACAAATTCAGACCATGCTCAAAAGCGAACATGGTGGATTAAATGAAGTATTTGCCAATGTTGCAGTAATTACCGGGAATAAAAAATACCTGGAACTGGCACGCCGGTTCTCAGATCATAAAATTCTTGATCCACTGCTGCAAAGTCGAGATGCACTAAACGGGTTACATGCCAACACACAGATTCCAAAGGTGATTGGCTTTATACGCGTAGCTGAAGTTTCAGCAGATTCGGCCTGGGCAAAGGCGGCAGATTTTTTCTGGCAGACTGTGGTGTCGAACAGAACCGTTGCTATAGGTGGAAATAGTGTGCATGAACATTTTCATCCTGCTAATGATTTTTCATCCATGATGGAATCCAGGGAAGGACCGGAAACCTGCAATTCCTATAATATGCTTAAGTTAACCAATCACCTGTTTCTGGCAAAAGCATCGTCAAAGTATATGGATTATTACGAACGAACCTTGTATAACCACATTCTTTCTTCGCAACACCCTGACGGTGGTTTTGTTTATTTTACACCAATGCGTCCCGTTCATTACCGGGTATACTCACAGGCCCAGGAAAGTTTTTGGTGTTGTGTGGGCTCCGGATTGGAAAATCACGGTAAATATGGAGAATTGATTTACGCCCATACTGATAAAGATCTTTTTGTGAATCTTTATATCGCCTCTGCGTTAAACTGGAAAGAGAAAGGAGTAGAAATGGTACAACGAACTAACTTCCCCGAAAGCGAAAATACAATGCTAACCTTAAAGCTGGCAAGGAGTAATCGTTTTACCCTTCACTTACGTTATCCATCCTGGATAGAAAAAGATAAAATGGAAGTCTATGTAAATGGCAAGAAACAAGCGATAAATAAAGATAGTAATGATTATGTCGGCATCACCCGCTTATGGAATTCTGGTGATGTGGTTAAGGTAAAGCTGCCCATGCATACCAGTACTGAGTTTTTGCCGGATAAATCGGATTGGGTAGCATTTGTCCGCGGACCAATTGTATTGGCAGCAGCGATGGATACACTAGATCAGCCTGGGTTAAGGGCAGATGGAAGTAGGATGGGCCACATTGCATCCGGACAACTCTATCCTTTAGATAAAGCGCCTTTAGTTGTTGGTTCAAAGGATAACCTGATAAGATCTGATGATTTATTTTACCAGCCAAAATATAAAAATCTCAAACTCGTACCATTTTACACTTTAAATGATACCCGCTACATCATCTATTTTCCTTACAGCAGTCAGGAAAACCTGCCTGAAAGATTAGCCTCCATTAAACAAAAGGAGCAGGCCGAAATCGATTTGGAACAGCGTACTGTAGATGTAGTGAGGACAGGTGAGCAGCAGCCAGAATCCGATCATAATTTTAAAGGTGAAAAAACAGAAGCAGGCTTATTCATGGATCGGCATTTCAGAGCCGGTACAGGTTGGTTCAGCTATAACTTTAAAAACAAAGCACAGACGGCAAAAACAGTGCGTTTAACCTTTTTTGGGAAGGATAAAAACAAAATGTTTGACATTTTAATCAATAATAAACCGCTTACCACCATAACATTAGACGGAACAAAAGAGGCAACGTTTTTTAATGAAGTATATGCGATTCCGGCGGAGCTATTGAATACTAACCCTGAAATAAAAATAATGGCAAAAGAAGGATCTTCAATTGCCAATATTTATGAGATAAGGTTAATGAAATAA
- a CDS encoding glycoside hydrolase family 43 protein, with protein MIQHLKSACLTLLLGTACFSLVRAQEIKTFKSTGNPIIKDKYTADPAAMVYGDSVYLYTGHDEAPKGKERYEMHEWLCYSSADMINWRAHKVPLSTKDFLWAKDDAWASQVIERDGKFYWYVAITHNTIHGKAIGVAVSDRPTGPFKDAIGKALITNDMTTDTKISWDDIDPTVIIDDDGQAYLFWGNTKCYYAKLKKNMIELDGPIKTVDIPEFTEAPWIHKRKGWYYLSYASQFPEKIVYAMSKNINGPWTYKGILNEIAGNSNTNHQAIIDFKGKSYFIYHNGSINNDGGSFRRSVCIDYLYYNKDGSMKRVVMTTEGVEKAK; from the coding sequence ATGATCCAACACCTAAAATCCGCTTGCTTAACATTGCTGCTTGGCACGGCTTGTTTTTCTTTAGTTCGTGCACAGGAAATCAAGACCTTTAAGTCGACCGGCAACCCCATCATCAAAGATAAATATACGGCCGACCCTGCGGCCATGGTTTACGGTGATTCTGTCTATCTCTATACCGGTCATGATGAGGCGCCGAAAGGCAAAGAAAGATATGAAATGCACGAATGGCTATGTTATTCATCTGCTGATATGATAAACTGGAGAGCACATAAAGTACCGCTTAGTACAAAAGATTTTCTATGGGCAAAGGACGATGCCTGGGCTTCGCAGGTCATTGAACGTGACGGAAAGTTTTACTGGTATGTAGCCATTACACATAATACCATTCATGGCAAGGCCATTGGCGTGGCCGTATCTGATCGTCCGACTGGTCCCTTTAAGGATGCCATTGGCAAAGCGCTGATCACAAATGACATGACAACAGATACAAAGATCAGTTGGGATGATATCGATCCTACTGTCATCATAGATGATGACGGTCAGGCTTACTTGTTCTGGGGAAATACAAAATGTTATTATGCCAAACTAAAAAAGAACATGATTGAATTGGATGGTCCCATTAAAACCGTGGATATTCCTGAGTTTACTGAAGCGCCCTGGATTCACAAACGTAAAGGTTGGTATTATCTATCCTATGCTTCTCAATTCCCGGAGAAAATTGTCTATGCCATGAGCAAAAACATCAATGGTCCCTGGACTTATAAAGGGATATTAAATGAGATTGCCGGGAACTCTAACACGAACCATCAGGCCATCATAGATTTTAAAGGAAAGTCTTATTTCATCTACCATAATGGCTCAATCAATAATGATGGTGGTAGTTTTAGAAGATCAGTATGTATAGATTATCTATATTACAATAAAGATGGCAGTATGAAACGGGTAGTTATGACCACTGAGGGGGTAGAAAAAGCCAAATAG
- a CDS encoding glycoside hydrolase family 43 protein translates to MNKFLFTAVLYCTALLSANAQSSKDPFIFAYFKGNGEDGLHLAYSEDAYHWKALKNDQSFLTPTVSKDKLMRDPCIIRGADGLFHMVWTVSWKDKGIGYASSKDLINWSEQQFIPVMAKEEGARNTWAPEITYDATTKTYMIYWATTIVGKFPETASKADDGYNHRMYYVTTKDFKTYSETKLLYDPGFNVIDATIVKDGGRFVMFLKDETREPAQKNLKVAFSDQLTGPYSAASAPITGNYWAEGPTTLRKGNDWLVYFDKYRDHKYGAILSSDLKNWQDVSDQISLPKGLRHGTILQVKQKELKKLLAL, encoded by the coding sequence ATGAATAAGTTTTTATTTACCGCAGTCCTTTATTGTACGGCCCTATTATCGGCAAATGCCCAATCTTCAAAAGACCCGTTTATATTCGCATACTTTAAAGGCAACGGAGAAGATGGTCTTCATTTAGCTTACAGCGAAGATGCCTACCATTGGAAGGCATTAAAAAATGACCAATCTTTTTTAACCCCAACAGTTAGCAAGGACAAGCTCATGCGTGATCCTTGTATTATTCGTGGGGCTGATGGTTTATTCCACATGGTATGGACGGTAAGCTGGAAAGATAAAGGTATTGGTTATGCCAGCTCCAAAGACCTGATCAACTGGTCGGAGCAGCAGTTTATTCCGGTAATGGCTAAAGAAGAGGGTGCAAGAAATACCTGGGCGCCAGAGATTACTTATGATGCTACTACCAAAACATATATGATCTACTGGGCGACCACTATTGTCGGCAAATTTCCTGAAACGGCTTCTAAAGCTGATGATGGGTACAATCACCGGATGTATTACGTGACAACGAAAGACTTTAAAACCTATTCCGAAACCAAACTCCTTTACGATCCGGGTTTTAACGTGATTGATGCTACCATTGTAAAGGACGGTGGAAGATTTGTCATGTTCCTGAAAGATGAGACCAGAGAACCCGCTCAGAAAAACCTTAAAGTTGCCTTTAGTGATCAGTTAACCGGGCCTTACTCTGCAGCAAGCGCTCCAATTACTGGCAATTACTGGGCTGAAGGGCCAACCACATTAAGAAAAGGAAATGATTGGCTGGTATACTTCGATAAATACAGGGATCATAAATATGGAGCGATCCTGTCATCGGACCTAAAGAACTGGCAGGATGTATCTGATCAAATCTCTTTACCTAAAGGTTTAAGACATGGTACAATTCTTCAGGTGAAACAAAAAGAACTTAAAAAATTACTGGCGCTATAA
- a CDS encoding glycoside hydrolase family 97 catalytic domain-containing protein: MNKLKYLCLLLFALYIQQVNAQYQVDSPDQQLKVQVSLNGKKLYYNISRKGVQVMKDAELGIVRSDEDFSKDLALNQVSAVSRVSDSYTLNNGKRLLNHYEANKRIFHLQNSAGKKMDIIFQVSDAGVAFRYFFPERDTQPKTITEERTSFHFLTGTKAWLQPMAIAKSGWESTNPSYEEYYQKEIEIGKPAPTAAGWVYPALFNYKDTWLLVTEAGLDRNYCATRLQQNSPDGKYRVGLPDPRESFINKTVNPESTLPWYTPWRIIAVGSLKTVTESTLGTDLAYPALAKIDPSAFVKGRASWSWIILKDNSINYELQKKYIDFAAAMQWEYCLIDADWDRKIGYDKIRELADYAKNKKVGLLLWYNSAGDWNTVKYTPKNKLLTQQDRLKEFALLKEMGIKGIKVDFFGGDGQPMIAYYQDLFEDAARFGLSVNCHGATLPRGWQRTYPNLLTMESIKGMEFITFEQANANEEPAHATTIPFTRNIFDPMDFTPMCLYKIPKINRITSSAFELALPVIFQSGIQHLAETPEGMATVPLEVKSFLQKLPVSWEDTKLVDGYPGKLVVMARKAGNKWYIAGINGEKTEKTIQLDLSAYAKKGRLITDGAAELSFATNDIGLKKETQITMKPYGGFVIVTE; this comes from the coding sequence ATGAACAAACTAAAGTACCTGTGCCTGCTGCTGTTCGCTCTGTACATACAACAGGTAAACGCACAATATCAGGTAGACAGCCCTGATCAACAATTAAAAGTTCAGGTTAGTCTGAATGGTAAAAAGCTCTATTACAACATCAGCAGAAAAGGCGTTCAGGTAATGAAAGATGCGGAGTTGGGTATTGTCAGATCTGACGAAGATTTTTCAAAGGATCTTGCATTGAATCAGGTCTCCGCAGTTTCGAGGGTAAGTGATAGTTATACGCTGAACAATGGAAAGCGACTTTTAAATCACTATGAAGCAAATAAGCGCATTTTTCATCTTCAAAATTCGGCAGGGAAAAAGATGGATATCATCTTTCAGGTATCGGATGCCGGGGTGGCATTCCGTTATTTTTTCCCGGAGCGCGATACTCAGCCTAAAACCATTACTGAAGAACGGACTTCTTTCCATTTTTTAACCGGAACAAAGGCTTGGCTGCAACCCATGGCTATTGCTAAAAGCGGATGGGAAAGCACCAACCCCTCATACGAAGAATACTATCAGAAGGAAATAGAAATTGGAAAGCCTGCGCCTACAGCTGCAGGATGGGTTTATCCTGCTTTATTCAATTACAAAGATACCTGGCTACTGGTTACCGAAGCTGGACTAGACCGCAATTACTGCGCTACGCGCTTACAACAAAATTCCCCCGATGGGAAGTACCGGGTTGGTTTGCCTGATCCCCGGGAGTCTTTCATCAACAAAACCGTTAACCCTGAATCTACATTACCCTGGTATACGCCCTGGCGGATAATTGCTGTAGGCAGTTTAAAAACAGTCACAGAATCTACTTTAGGCACCGATCTGGCCTACCCTGCTCTGGCCAAAATAGACCCCAGCGCTTTTGTAAAAGGGCGGGCTTCCTGGAGCTGGATCATCCTGAAGGACAATTCTATCAACTATGAGCTGCAAAAAAAATACATAGACTTTGCTGCTGCCATGCAATGGGAATATTGTTTAATCGATGCAGATTGGGACAGGAAAATTGGTTACGACAAAATCAGGGAGCTTGCTGATTATGCCAAAAACAAAAAAGTAGGATTATTACTTTGGTACAACTCTGCGGGCGACTGGAACACGGTAAAATACACCCCCAAAAATAAGTTGCTGACTCAGCAAGATCGTCTGAAAGAATTTGCGCTGTTAAAAGAAATGGGTATTAAAGGTATCAAAGTCGACTTTTTTGGTGGCGACGGACAACCTATGATCGCTTATTATCAGGACTTGTTTGAAGATGCAGCCAGATTTGGCTTGAGTGTAAACTGTCATGGTGCTACTTTACCAAGAGGCTGGCAGCGGACATACCCCAACCTGCTCACCATGGAATCCATTAAAGGAATGGAATTCATTACTTTCGAGCAGGCCAATGCCAATGAGGAACCGGCACATGCCACAACAATTCCCTTCACCAGGAATATTTTTGACCCTATGGACTTCACCCCTATGTGTCTTTATAAAATCCCAAAAATCAACAGAATAACCAGCAGTGCTTTTGAGCTTGCCCTGCCGGTTATTTTTCAGTCAGGCATACAACACCTTGCAGAAACACCAGAGGGAATGGCAACTGTCCCACTAGAGGTGAAAAGCTTTTTACAAAAGCTTCCGGTAAGCTGGGAAGACACAAAACTTGTAGACGGGTATCCCGGGAAACTCGTAGTAATGGCACGTAAAGCAGGCAACAAGTGGTATATAGCGGGTATCAATGGAGAAAAGACCGAAAAAACAATTCAGCTGGATCTTTCTGCTTATGCAAAAAAAGGCCGGTTAATTACCGATGGAGCAGCCGAGTTGTCATTTGCAACAAATGATATCGGACTAAAAAAAGAAACACAAATTACCATGAAACCTTATGGTGGTTTTGTAATTGTAACCGAATAA
- a CDS encoding alpha-L-arabinofuranosidase C-terminal domain-containing protein, producing MKSLRFTLLGLLIPFISPAQNTTQLNIKPADKQIISKHIYGHFAEHLGRCIYDGFWVDENSTIPNKDRIRLDIVDALKKIKVPNLRWPGGCFADEYHWRDGIGLRNQRPKMVNTNWGGVTEDNSFGTHEFLQLCEMLNCEPYIAGNVGSGTVEEMAKWVEYLNFDGVSPMATLRKQNGREKPWKVSFWGVGNESWGCGGNMTPQYYSDLYKRYATYARNYEGAPLKRIASGANSEDYNWTETCMKNIGNRMWGLTLHYYTIPTGNWKDKGSATAFDESQYFNTMKNCLRMDEIVAKHSAIMDKYDPSKKVALIVDEWGVWTNVEPGTNPGFLYQQNSLRDALIAATTLNIFNNHSDRVKMANLAQTINVLQALILTEKNKMILTPTYHVFDLYQVHQDAKYLPIDFVSPDYVSGDKKIPALNVSASQDASGTIHISLVNLDPKNSIKLNTALNGLTWKSVSGQIITSKNVTDVNSFTEPNKVGISKFNGAKKNGNNLSVELPAQSVVVLELKS from the coding sequence ATGAAATCATTACGTTTTACTCTTTTAGGCCTACTGATCCCTTTTATCAGCCCTGCTCAAAACACAACGCAATTAAATATTAAACCTGCTGACAAACAAATCATCAGCAAACATATTTACGGGCACTTTGCCGAACACCTTGGCCGTTGTATTTATGATGGTTTCTGGGTAGATGAGAATTCGACCATTCCTAATAAAGACCGCATCAGGTTGGATATTGTTGATGCTTTAAAAAAGATAAAGGTGCCCAACTTACGCTGGCCAGGAGGATGTTTTGCAGATGAATATCATTGGCGGGATGGCATTGGCCTAAGAAACCAAAGGCCCAAAATGGTAAATACCAATTGGGGTGGTGTGACGGAAGACAACAGTTTTGGTACACATGAGTTTTTGCAGCTCTGTGAAATGCTTAATTGTGAGCCTTACATTGCCGGAAACGTTGGTAGTGGTACTGTTGAAGAAATGGCGAAATGGGTGGAGTACCTGAATTTTGATGGGGTAAGTCCGATGGCTACCCTTCGTAAACAAAATGGGAGGGAAAAACCATGGAAGGTTTCATTCTGGGGTGTAGGCAATGAAAGTTGGGGCTGTGGCGGTAACATGACACCACAATATTATAGCGACTTATATAAAAGATACGCCACTTATGCGCGCAATTATGAGGGTGCTCCACTTAAAAGAATAGCCAGTGGTGCCAATTCTGAAGACTACAACTGGACAGAAACTTGTATGAAAAACATTGGGAACCGCATGTGGGGATTAACCTTGCACTATTATACCATACCTACAGGAAACTGGAAAGACAAGGGTTCGGCTACTGCATTTGATGAAAGCCAGTACTTCAATACCATGAAAAACTGCCTGAGAATGGACGAAATTGTGGCTAAGCATTCAGCCATTATGGATAAATACGATCCCTCAAAGAAGGTAGCTTTAATTGTTGACGAATGGGGAGTATGGACAAATGTAGAGCCAGGAACCAATCCCGGTTTCCTTTATCAGCAAAACAGTCTGCGTGACGCTTTAATAGCCGCCACAACCCTGAACATTTTTAACAACCATTCTGATAGGGTAAAAATGGCCAACCTGGCACAAACGATAAATGTATTGCAGGCGCTTATCCTTACCGAAAAAAACAAGATGATCCTTACCCCTACTTATCATGTGTTTGATCTTTATCAGGTGCATCAGGATGCCAAATATTTGCCGATAGATTTTGTAAGTCCTGACTATGTTTCGGGAGATAAAAAGATTCCTGCACTTAATGTTTCTGCTTCACAGGATGCCTCGGGCACCATCCATATTTCATTGGTAAACCTTGATCCAAAAAACAGCATTAAATTGAATACCGCCTTAAATGGTTTAACCTGGAAGTCTGTTTCCGGACAAATCATCACCTCAAAAAATGTTACGGATGTAAATTCTTTTACAGAACCCAATAAAGTGGGTATATCAAAGTTCAATGGTGCTAAAAAAAACGGGAACAATTTAAGTGTTGAGCTTCCGGCCCAATCTGTAGTTGTACTAGAACTTAAATCATAA
- a CDS encoding alpha-L-arabinofuranosidase C-terminal domain-containing protein gives MQRYSKFQKVLMVFSVLILLFSESFNPCLAQSNLVFKVKTEQPAVKIPGTMWGVFFEDINFGADGGIYAELIKNRSFEFGKPLMGWTIQRKKATEGELLVVNRKDDNPNNPRYLQVTVSNPEPRSLGITNEGFKGMGIKKGLRYDFSILYRQTAKGVKLHVELLGKDNKIIGQGELVPAESSNTWKKQTSSFYATETDPKARLTIWFEGNGKIDLDMLSLFPEDTWMKRPGGLRADMVQMLADMKPGFVRFPGGCIVEGVDLANRYQWKKTIGPVEERQTMINRWNTEFPHRAAPDYYQTFGLGFFEYFQLSEDIGAEPLPILNCGMACQFNTGEVAALEELDPYVKDALDLIEFANGDVDSKWGKVRAEMGHPKPFNLKMMGVGNENWGPQYLERLKVFTDAIKARYPNFKLIASSGTDPDNERFHFLNNNLRQLNTDIIDEHYYRPADWFLKNAGRYDTYARNGSKVFAGEYAVHADKAIIGSERNNWQSAIAAAAFMTGLERNAEVIEMASYAPLFAHIDAWQWAPDMIWVDNLKCYGTPDYYVQKLFSLNKGTELASILLDDKPVTGQAGLYASAVIDQKRKELIVKIVNHSDKLQDADFSIANPSKFMMKGLVEEMTGNSFTETNTFNLPTAISPKQTSVKLKDGQLHMKLKPYSFNVIQIPFK, from the coding sequence ATGCAACGCTATTCTAAATTCCAAAAGGTATTGATGGTTTTTTCCGTTTTAATCCTATTATTTTCTGAATCTTTCAATCCTTGTTTAGCCCAATCCAACCTGGTGTTTAAAGTAAAGACTGAACAACCTGCTGTAAAAATACCAGGGACCATGTGGGGTGTTTTTTTTGAGGATATCAATTTCGGTGCCGATGGGGGCATCTATGCTGAACTCATAAAGAACCGTTCTTTTGAATTTGGCAAACCACTAATGGGCTGGACCATACAGCGTAAAAAAGCTACGGAAGGCGAATTGTTGGTTGTAAACCGTAAAGATGACAACCCGAACAACCCAAGGTATCTTCAGGTTACTGTAAGTAATCCTGAACCTCGAAGCCTGGGCATTACCAATGAAGGTTTTAAAGGGATGGGGATTAAAAAGGGGCTGCGCTATGACTTTTCCATCTTGTACAGACAAACTGCTAAGGGGGTTAAACTTCATGTTGAGCTGCTTGGCAAGGACAATAAAATTATTGGGCAGGGTGAATTAGTTCCAGCTGAAAGCAGCAATACCTGGAAAAAACAAACTTCCAGTTTTTACGCCACGGAGACCGATCCTAAGGCCAGATTGACCATCTGGTTTGAAGGTAATGGAAAGATTGACCTGGATATGCTATCACTTTTTCCGGAAGATACATGGATGAAACGCCCCGGTGGATTAAGAGCTGATATGGTGCAAATGCTGGCAGATATGAAGCCTGGATTTGTACGTTTTCCGGGTGGCTGCATCGTAGAGGGTGTTGATCTGGCAAACCGTTACCAATGGAAAAAAACAATTGGACCGGTGGAAGAAAGACAAACGATGATCAACAGGTGGAATACCGAATTTCCTCACCGTGCAGCGCCAGATTATTATCAAACCTTTGGTCTTGGATTCTTTGAATACTTCCAGTTGTCAGAAGATATTGGTGCAGAACCTCTGCCCATATTGAACTGTGGTATGGCTTGCCAGTTTAACACGGGCGAGGTGGCCGCTTTAGAAGAGCTGGATCCTTATGTTAAGGATGCTTTAGATTTGATTGAATTTGCCAATGGCGATGTTGACAGTAAATGGGGAAAGGTGCGTGCAGAGATGGGCCATCCAAAGCCTTTTAATCTAAAAATGATGGGTGTTGGTAACGAAAACTGGGGACCTCAATACCTGGAACGTTTAAAGGTTTTCACAGACGCAATTAAGGCCAGATACCCAAACTTTAAACTCATCGCCAGTTCAGGCACTGATCCGGATAATGAACGTTTTCATTTTCTTAACAATAACCTCAGACAGCTGAACACGGATATTATTGATGAACATTATTACCGCCCGGCAGATTGGTTTCTGAAAAATGCAGGTAGATATGATACCTATGCTAGAAATGGGAGCAAAGTTTTTGCAGGTGAGTACGCCGTACATGCAGATAAGGCCATTATCGGCAGCGAAAGAAACAACTGGCAAAGTGCCATTGCTGCTGCAGCTTTTATGACCGGTCTGGAACGCAATGCTGAGGTTATAGAAATGGCATCTTACGCCCCTCTTTTTGCACATATTGATGCCTGGCAGTGGGCTCCGGATATGATTTGGGTAGATAACCTGAAATGTTACGGCACACCGGACTATTATGTTCAAAAACTATTTTCGTTAAATAAAGGTACCGAGCTTGCTTCAATTTTACTTGACGATAAACCTGTAACGGGGCAAGCCGGGCTTTATGCTTCCGCTGTCATTGACCAAAAGCGCAAAGAACTGATCGTTAAAATTGTGAACCATTCAGACAAATTACAGGATGCTGATTTCAGTATAGCCAATCCCAGTAAATTTATGATGAAGGGGCTTGTAGAAGAAATGACCGGCAATTCATTTACGGAGACCAATACCTTTAATCTGCCAACTGCAATTAGTCCTAAACAAACATCGGTTAAATTAAAAGACGGGCAACTCCACATGAAGCTCAAGCCTTACTCCTTTAATGTGATCCAAATCCCTTTTAAATAG
- a CDS encoding GntR family transcriptional regulator, producing the protein MKLTDSYKYISIDEYSATPKYIQLTNSILSAIEAGHIKKDDILPSICDISNELEISRDTVEKAYKNLKNIGVLTSIPGRGFYILDTAFRQTLKVCLLFNKLSVYKKIVYDSFLSALGEGAATDLFIYNNDFRIFKNFLEDKRDRYSHFVIIPHFLEGKDHAYEVINTIPKQKLIILDKRIPGITGDYAGVYEDFENDIYRSLEEACPSLSKYHTLKLIFPANSYYPKEIAKGFSRFCQHYAFAYHLVNNIAEEPINEGEAYINLLEDDLVILIERIQLLKLKIGKQVGIISYNEAPIKRVILNGITTISTDFSRMGNLAANLIRENSREHIDVPFHLTLRDSL; encoded by the coding sequence ATGAAATTAACGGATTCTTATAAATACATCAGTATTGATGAATATTCTGCAACGCCAAAGTATATCCAGCTTACGAACTCTATTTTGTCGGCTATAGAGGCAGGTCACATTAAGAAGGACGATATCCTTCCTTCAATTTGCGACATTAGTAATGAGCTGGAAATTTCGAGGGATACAGTCGAAAAAGCTTATAAGAATTTAAAAAATATAGGTGTATTAACATCCATTCCGGGTAGAGGTTTTTATATCCTGGATACTGCATTCAGACAAACACTAAAGGTCTGCCTGCTTTTTAATAAGCTAAGCGTTTATAAAAAAATAGTTTATGATTCCTTTTTATCTGCTTTAGGTGAAGGTGCCGCAACCGATTTATTCATCTATAACAATGATTTTAGAATTTTTAAGAACTTTCTTGAAGATAAAAGAGATCGCTATTCGCATTTTGTAATCATTCCACATTTCTTAGAGGGAAAAGACCACGCTTACGAAGTGATCAATACCATTCCAAAACAAAAGCTCATCATTTTGGATAAGAGAATACCCGGTATTACAGGAGATTACGCGGGTGTATATGAAGATTTTGAAAATGATATCTATAGATCCCTGGAAGAAGCCTGCCCCTCTTTAAGTAAATATCATACCTTAAAACTCATATTCCCGGCCAATAGTTATTACCCCAAGGAGATTGCAAAAGGATTTTCCAGATTTTGTCAGCATTATGCATTTGCTTATCATTTGGTCAATAACATAGCTGAAGAGCCAATAAATGAAGGAGAAGCCTATATCAATCTTTTAGAAGACGATTTGGTGATTCTGATAGAAAGGATTCAATTGCTGAAGTTGAAAATAGGAAAACAAGTTGGAATTATATCTTATAATGAGGCCCCTATAAAACGAGTCATATTGAATGGTATCACCACCATTTCCACAGATTTTTCCCGAATGGGAAATCTTGCCGCTAATCTGATCCGCGAAAATTCCCGTGAACATATTGATGTTCCCTTTCATTTAACATTGCGCGATTCTCTTTAA